Genomic segment of Pararhodobacter zhoushanensis:
GGTCTGCGCAGATGGCCACATGGTGGTCTGGGAATACAAGAATGCGCCGTTTCTGGTCGATTTCAACCCGCTGGTGAAAGAGCTTCGCCACGGCGCGTCCTTCTTCTACGCGGTGACCGGCGACAAGGGCGGCGACGCGGCCAACGGTTTTGCCGGGCAGATCACGGAAGTGTTGCGCGCGCATGCCGGCGACAACAAGCGGCTGGCGATCGACAAGATCCAGATCCTGGGCCTCAAGGCGCTGGAACGCGCCGGTTTCGAGATCCACGAGGGTGAGGAAGTCACCGAACGCGCCCGCGCGATCAAAGGTCCCGACGAGGTTCTGGCGATGCGGTGCGCCAGCCATGCCTGCGAAGCCTCGATCGCTGAAATGGAACACTTCGCGCGGACCGAAATCCTCAAGGGTGGAATCTCCGAGGATGACGTTTGGGCCGAGCTGCACAAATCCAACATCCGCCGGGGTGGCGAATGGATCGAAACCCGCCTTCTAGCCTCGGGTCCGCGCACCAATCCCTGGTTTCAGGAATGCGGTCCCCGGCTCATCCAGCCCGATGAAATCGTCGCCTTTGATACCGACCTGATCGGGACCTATGGCTTTTGCATCGATATCTCGCGCACCTGGTGGATCGGCGAGGGGCGACCGACCAACGCGATGGTATCGGCCATGAACCACGCCGTCGATCACATCGCGCAGAACATGGCGATGCTCAAGCCGGGCGTGACGATCAAGGAACTGGTCCACAGCGGCCACCCGCTCGCGCCCGAGTTCTGGGCGCAGAAATATTCGTGCAAGATGCACGGGGTCGGGTTGTGCGATGAATGGCCCTACGTGCCCTATCCCGATGGCTGGGTCGAGGGCGCCTTCGACGTCGCCCTGGAGCCGGGTATGGTGCTCTGCGTCGAGGCGCTGGTCTCGCCCGAGGGCGGGGATTTCTCGATCAAGCTGGAAGATCAGGTGCTGATCACCGAGACCGGCTTTGACAACCTGACGCGCTATCCGCTGGACGCCGCTCTGCTGGGGTAAGCCGCAGAACCGGGAGGATTTTCCATCCTCCCGGACCCTCCTGGAGGATACTTTCAGACAGAAAATGGCGCATGGTTAACAAAACCTTATCATCTGTCCTTAAATATCCTGGGGGGTGAATTGGCCGACAGGCCAAGAGGGGGCAAGGCCCCCTTGCCCGGCCGCAGGCGATCACCGTCGCCGCGGCAGCGTCGCCAGTGCCACGCCGGCCAACACCACGGCGCAAGCCAGCACCGCGCCGCTGCTCAGCCGCTCGCCCATCAGCATCGCGCCCGCAGCCAGCGCGATCACCGGCACCGTCAGTTGTGCCGCAGCAGCGCGGGCGGCACCGAGCTGCGGCAGCACCGCGTACCACAGCGCGTAACCCAGACCTGAGGTCACGGCCCCCGACACGATCGCCAGCACCCAGCCCATCGGGGCGATATCGCCCAGTCCGGCGGGCAGGCAGGCCAGCGCGACCATGGGCGTCGCCAGCAAGAAATTCGCCGCCGTCGCCTGAAGCGGATCGGCCGCGCGGCGACCGGCGAGGGAATAGAGACCCCAGCCAAGCGCGGCCGCGCCCATCAGCAGGGCGGGGGGCAGGGCGGGAACCGCATCCGCGCCCGGCAACAGCAGCCCCGCCAGCCCGGCCAGCGCCAGCCCCGCACCCCAGAACCGGCGCGCGGGCGGCTGTTCGCCGCCCATCACCGCACCGGCCAGCATCGTTACCTGCACGCCCGCGAACAGGATCAGCGCGCCGATGCCGCTGTCCAGTGCCCGGTATGCCAGCGAGAAGCCAACCAGATACAGCGTCAACCAGAGAGCGGGCAGCAGGTTCGCCCGTCCCGGCCACGCCCGCGCCAGCGCCGCCAGTACCAATGCACCCGCCGTCACGCGGATCAGCGCGAAGGGCAGGGCTTCGATCAGCCCGCCGCCCACCGCGGCGCGGTTGAGCAGCGAGTTGGCCGCGAAAGCGACCATGACCAGCGCGCTGAGCGCGAGCAGGCGCATGTCAGCCGTCGAGTTCCACGGCCTTGAGCGCGGCGTCGAGCCGCGACAGCGTGCCCGGCACGTCCTTGAGCTTGTCAAGACCAAAGAGGCCGATGCGGAAGGTGCGGAACCCGTCACCCTCGCCGACCATCAGCGGCACGCCCGCCGCGATCTGATACCCGGCGGCAGCGAAGGCCGAGCCGTTCTGCAGCTCGGGCCGCTCGGTAAAACACACCACGACACCCGGCGCGCCAAAGCCCTCTGCCGCAAGCGGCGGGTGGCCATAGGCGGCCAGCAGCGCCCGCGCGCCCTTGCCAAGCGCGCATTGTGCCTTCTTCGCGGCCTCGAAACCCATTGCCTTGGTTTCCAGCATCGCATCGCGAAGACCGGCCAGCGCGTCGGTCGGCAGGGTGGCGTGATAGGCGTGGCCGCCGTCCTCATAGGCTTTCATGATCGCGCGCCATTTCTTCAGGTCCAGCGCGAAGCTGTCCGAGGTGGTCTCGGCCAGACGCGCCTCGGCGCGCGGGCCCATGACCACGATCCCGGCCGAGGGCGAAGCGCTCCAGCCCTTTTGCGGCGCCGAAACCAGCACATCGACGCCAAGCGCCTTCATGTCGACCCAGGCCGCGCCTGAGGCGATGCAGTCGAGCACCATCAGCGCGCCGACCTCATGCGCGGCATCGGCCAGCGCCTTGATATAGTCGTCGGGCAGGATCATCCCGGCCGAGGTTTCCACATGCGGCGCGAAGACCGCCTGCGGGGCCTCGGCGCGGATCTTGGCGGTGACTTCGGCGATCGGGGCCGGGGCATAGGCCGCCTGCGGGCCATTGCCACCGGGGCGGGCCATCATCACCTCGGTGCCGTCGTTCAGATCGCCCGCGTCAAAGATCGCGCTCCAGCGGAATGAAAACAGCCCGTTGCGCACCACAAGGCATTTGCCGCGCGCGAATTGCCGCGCGACCGATTCCATCGCGAAGGTGCCGCCACCGGGCACCAGCGCCACGGCACTGCCATTGTAGACTTCTTTCAGCATGCCCGAGATGTCACGCATGACACCCTGAAAACGCTGCGACATATGGTTCAGGGACCGGTCGGTGAAGACGACCGAAAATTCCTCGAGTCCGCCTTGGTCGATGGCATCATGAAGCGCGGGCATCGGGTACTCCGTATTTGATTTGCGCGCCAACTTAGGCCGGGCAGGCCCCCGGCGCAACGTGGCGCGTCACGGGGTCGCGGCGAGCAGCTCGGACAGGGTGACCAGCCGAAATCCACGCGCGTGCAACCCGTCGATGATCAGAGGGAGCGCCGCACGGGTGGCGCTGCGGCTGCTGGCCATCGCGTGCAGCAGGATGATCGAGCCGGGCCGCGCCTGTTCGATCGCGATGCGCGCGATGCGCTCGGCCCCGGCGTTGAGGTCGCTGTCGGGTTCGATGTCCCACATGACGGTGGTGCGGTTCTGCTCGGCCAGCACCCAGGGCAGCACGAACAGGCGCTTGCCATAGGGCGGGCGAAAATGGATCGGGCCGGTGTACCCCGCCGCTCGGATCGCCGCATCGGTGCGGGCCAGCTCGCGTTCGACAAAGGCCGGGCGCACCAGCACCATCCGCGTGTGGCTGTAGGAATGATTGCCCAAGTCGTGCCCGGCGGCGACCAGCGCGGCGGTGAGCATGGGGTTCGCCTCGGCCTCGCGTCCGGTGACAAAAAAGGTGGCGCGCAGGCTGCGCCCGGCAAGGATGCCAAGAATCGCCTCGGTCTGCACCGGCACCGGCCCGTCATCGAAGGTCAGCGCGACCAGCGGCTGCGTGGTCTCGACCCGGTCCACCATTGCACCGAACAGCTGGAAGCTGCGCGCGCGCGACAGCTGCCACAGGCCAGCGGCGGCCAGTGTAAGGATCAGGAGAAGGGCAAGGAGTCGGCGCATCGCCAGAGCCTGCGCCGCGCGGGCGCCCCCGGTCCAGTCTAGAGCGCGGGGATGAGCGCCCAGCCGCCGAGGCCGATGAGCATCACGGCGGACAACCGTGAAACCAGCCGCGCAAAGCCGGCGGGCAAGCGGCTGCGCGTCAGCGCCACGCCGCCCGACAGGATTGCCCACCAGGCCAGCGAGCCGAGGAACACGCCCGCGACGGCGATGCTGGCGGTGGCGATGGTTGCGTCTTCGGCCAGCCCCAGCCCGGCGAACATCGCCACAAAGGACAGGATGGTGGCCGGATTGGCGATGGTCAGCGCATAGGTCGCCGCCGCCGTGGTGATCAGGGTGCGGGCATTGGCTGTGGCGGGCGTCGCTTGGCCGCCACCACTTAGCCAGCCGCGTATCCCCAGACCGATCAGCAGCAGGCCGCCAAGGATGCGCACCCAGCCCGCGCCACCGTCCAGAACGCCCGCCATCGCGGCGAAGCCAAAGGCGGCAAAGGCGGCATAGGTCGCATCCGCCAGCGCGGTGCCGACACCCCCGGCAAACCCGGCGGCGAAGCCCATGTGCAGCGTGCGCGCGATGCACAGCGCACCGATGGGTCCAAGCGGGATGGCGACGGCGAAGCCCAACAGAACAGCCTTGAAAAACAACATGCTGTCAGCTCGCGACGGGTGGCACAAAAACCCCGGCCACCGGCGAAGACAGCGCCAGCACCGTCTGTGAACGGCCCAGAAATCCCAGCTGCTTCAACCCGGCCAGAAAGGTCTCAAGATCGGCCAGCGAGCCGGTGCGCATCTTGACCAGATAGGACCAGTCGCCGGTGACATGGTGGCACTCCTCGATCTGCGGATCGGCGGCAGCATGGGCGCGGAAGGCTGCCTCATCGGCGCGCTCGGACAGGGCTATCCAGACAAAGGCGAGGATGGGCAGATCCAGCGCCTGCGCCTCAACCGCGACGGTGAACCGCTGGATCGCACCGCTGGCCACCAGACGGCGCAGACGTTCGTTCACGGCCGAGGGCGACAGGCCGACATGCGCACCGATATCCGCCAGCGCGCGGCGGGCATCTTGGGCCAGAAGGTCGACGATTGTGCGGTCAATGGTATCCATAACCGCAATATTTGCTGAAATAGTGGCGATTCGCAAGCTAAATTCATGGCCTGGGCGGCTTGGAGCGTCGCGCCAGGGAAAGCCCGCAGCCTTCAAGGCACGCGATCAGCCGGTCTGCTGGCGCGCAACCTCTTCGAAGGCGGCGATGCAGGCTTTGACGATCCGCGAGGGGCGGGTCTGCGGCGCGGTCAGCAACAGCGTGCGGAAGTGGATCGCGGGCACAAAGGGGCGCAGTTCGATCTGGGTGCCGCGATAGAGCTCGGCGGTGAGCGGATTGACAAAGCCACAGCCGATCCCCGCCGCGATCATCGCGCACACGGTCGACGAATAGGGCGTCTCGAACACGATCCGCGGTGTCGATCCGGCGGCGCGCAGGATCGCGTCGGCTTCTTGCCGGGTGGTGTCTTCGGCGGCCAGCGCAACGAATTCCTGCCCGTCCAGATCCTGTGGCGTGATCGACTCCAACGCGCACAGCGGGTGCCCCTTGGGCAGGCCGACCATCGCGCATTTGGTCACGAAGGGCCGCGCATCGACGCCGCTCAGGTCGATCTCGTCGGCGGCAAGGCCAAAGTCGAACTGCCCGGCCACCACCAGATCGCGCACCACGGACGACATATGCGTCTGCATGGTGATCGCCACTTCGGGGTAGGCGCGGTGAAAGGCGGCCAGCGCCAGCGGCGCGATGGTGGTGCTATAGGCGGACAGGCAGGCGATGCGGATCTCGCCCGCGCCGAAATCGCGGATCCGCGCGGCAGCGGAGTTGAGCCGCGACAGGCCGATGAAGCAGGCTTCGACCTCACGGTGCAGCATCTGCCCTTCGGCGGTGGGAACCATGCGGCCCTTGATCCGCTCGAACAGCGCAAAGCCGATGTTGCGCTCAAGCTCGATGATCGCCTTGGATGCGGCAGGTTGCGAGATGCGCAGCAGATCGGCGGCCCGCGACACGGTGCCGGCGGTCATGATGGTGTGGAAAATCTCGATCTGTCGTTGGTTCACGGCACGAAACCCATAACCTGAGAGAATGGAGTGATCAGACCTTAGTATTGGACGGAATAGACCGCAACGCCGTAAAACCGGGGCTATGAAGACGAGTCCCGAGGATGCCATGCACGACCAGACGCTTTGCGTGACCCCGCCTGAGGCCGATATGACCGGCTTTGACACGCTGGCCGTGCCGGTCTACCGCGCCAGCACGATCCCCTTCGCCGATGCCGAGGGCTATCAGAACCGCCGCCTGCGCGGGCCGGATGGCTACAGCTATGGGCTGGGCGGTACGCCGACCACGCGGTCGCTGGAAGGCCAGATCACCGCGCTGGAAGGCGGAGAGCGGACCGTGCTGGTGCCGTCGGGGCAGGCCGGAATTTCGGTGGCGATGCTGACCTTTGTTCAGGCGGGCCAGAAGATCCTGATGCCCGACACGGTCTATCCCCCCGCGCGTGATTTTGCCCGTCAGGATCTGGCGCGCATGGGGATCGTGACCGACTTCTACGATCCCGGCTCGCTGGACGATCTGCGGGCGCGGCTCGACGACCAGACGCGACTGGTCTGGCTGGAATCGCCCGGCTCGACCACGATGGAAGTGCAGGATTTCGCCGCCATCGCCGATTTGGCGCATGCGCAGGGCGCGCTGGTGGGTTGCGACAATACTTGGGCGACGCCGCTCAATTTCAAACCCATCGCCCATGGTGCAGATCTGGTGGTCGAGGCGCTGACCAAGTATTTCTCGGGCCATTCCGATGTGCTGATGGGCTCGATCACCACCGCGACGGTCGCGTTGGGCCATCAGCTGCGCCGGTCGCTGGGGCGTTTGGGCATCGGCGTATCGCCGGACGATTGCTCGCTGGTGCTGCGCGGTATGCAGACGATGAGCGTGCGCATGCAGCATGCCTCGGCGGTTGCCCTGCGCGTGGCGCGATGGATGCAGACCCGGGCCGCCGTGACGCAGGTCCTGCACCCCGCGCTGCCCGACTGCCCGGGCCACGCGCTGTGGAAACGCGATTTTAGCGGCTCAAGCGCCGTGTTCAGCATCGTCCTGACCGCCGGGGCGGAAGCGCGGCTGATGCGGGCGCTGGATACGTTGGACCATTTCGTCATCGGTGCCTCATGGGGCGGCACGCGCAGCCTGCTGGCGCCGATGAACATTTCGGGGGACCGAAGCCTGCCGCGGGCAGGCGCACCCGAAACCTATCTGCGCGTCAGCATCGGGCTCGAAAATGAAGCCGATCTGATGGCGGATCTCGAGCGGCTGTTCGCAGCGCTCGAAGAAACAGCGCGTGACGCTGAATAAAAACAAACCTGGCCGACAGCCACCCCCAGCCCAACAGACAGGACGTCCCGATGACCCAGACCCGACGCAATTTTCTTGCCGCTACCCTGTGCAGCGCCGCGCTTGCCAGCGGATTCGCCGCGCCTGCCATGGCCGAGACTGCCCTGACCGAGCGCCTGTCTTCGGACACGCTGGTCATCGGCATTCACAACCGCGCGCCCTGGGGCTTTCGCGGCACCGACGGCGAGGCCACCGGCTATCACCCCGATCTGGTGCGGGCCGCCTTCTCGCATCTGGGTGTCGAGAACATTGAATTCGTCATCTCGGATTTTGGCGCGCTGATCCCCGGACTCAGCGCCAACCGCTTCGACATGATCGCCTCGGGGATCGCCATCACGCCTGAGCGGTGCGAGCAGGTGATCTTCAGCGAGCCGGACCTGTCCATCGGCGACGGGCTTCTGGTCGAGCAGGGCAACCCGCATAACATCCACTCCTACGCCGATTTCGTCCAGAACCCGGATCTGATGCTGGCCGGGGGCCGGGGCACGCTGAACTCGCGCAATGCGATGGAAGCCGGCGTGCCCGAGGATCAGATGCTGCAACTGCCCGAAACCAACGATCTGGTTTCGGCGCTGCTGGCCGGGCGGGCACAGGCGGCGACACTGTCGTCGCCCTCGGTGATCTCGCTGCTGGCCGATCCCAACCTGGCCGAGCGCGGGCTCGAGCGCGCCGAGCCGTTTGAGGGCCTGATGCGGGCGGATGGCACCCCGGCGGCGATGTATACCGCCATCGCGTTCCGGCCCGCGGATACCGCGCTGCGCGACGCCTATAACGCCCAGCTGTCGGTCATGATCGAGGATGGAACGCTGGAAGAAATCATGGGCCGCTATGGCTTCGGTCCGGCTGAAATGCCGCCGTCGCGGACCACGGCTGATATCTGCGCCGCCCGCTGACGTCGCGGTTGAAGGACAGGCTTCGTGACCTTCCCAAACATCCTTGCGGGCATCTTCGAGGGGTTCGGCGTCACCGCTGCCGTGACGTTCTACGGCATGCTCTACGCCGTGCCCTTCGCCTTTGGCGCCGGCATCTTGCAGCACTTCACGCGCGGGTGGGCCCGGCTTGCTGTTACCGCCGTGATCGAGTTCTGGCGCTCGTCGCCGGTGATCATCACCTTGTTTGTGATGTATTACACGCTGCCCAGCTTCGGCCTCACCCTGTCGGGAATGACAGTCGGGGCGATGGCGCTGGGGCTCAACATCGGCGGCTATGGCAGCCAGGCGGTGCGGGCGGCCCTGCAATCGCTCGACAAGGGACAAGTCGAGGCCGGGCTCGCGCTCGGCCTCAGGCGCTGGGAGGTGCTGGGGCTGGTTGAGCTGCCGCAAGCCTTCACCGCCATGCTGCCCAGCTTCGTCAACCAGTTCATCCAGCTCGTCAAAGGGACTGCGCTGGTGTCGCTGATCACCCTGACCGACATGACCTTTCGCGCCAAAGAGCTGTCGCAGCTGAGCTATGATCCGGTCGGCACCTATACCGGCCTGCTCGTGGCCTATTTCATCGTCTGCTATCCCGCGACCATTCTGGGACGGATGCTGGAGCAGCGGGTCTCGACGCCCGCAAGGGGGCTTCATGACCTTTGATGTCGATTTCGCACTCTCGACACTGCCCTTCATTCTCAAGGGCTTGTTCACCACGCTTTGGGTCACGGTGGCCAGCGCGCTCGGCGCGTCGATCCTGGGGTTCGTGTTCGAGGTATTGCGCCGCACCAGCCGCGTGATGGGGCTGCTCATGCGCTTTGTCATCGACGCGATCCGCTCGACCCCGGTTCTGGTGCAGCTCTATTTCTTGTACTTCGTGCTGCCGTTCTGGGGCGTCGTGCTGCCTGCGCTGGTCGTCGGCGTGATCGGATTGAGCGTCTATTACAGCGGCTATCTGGCCGAGGTGTTCAAGGCCGGGATCGACGCCATCCCGCGCGGGCAGACCGAGGCGGCCAAGGCCATCGGCCTGACCCGGCTCGATGTCATCGCCTTTGTCATCGCCCCGCAGATGCTGCGCAATATCGCCGCCCCGATGGGCAACTACTTTGTGTCGATCCTCAAGGCGACGCCGTATCTGGCGGTCATCGCGGTGCCCGAGATGCTGGGCTCAGCGCTGGATATCGGCTCGCGAACCTTCCGCTATGCCGAACCCATGCTGGTGGTCGGCGCGATCTTCCTGGTGCTGGCCGTCGCCATCGGTCAGGGCGTCCGGTGGCTGGAACTGCGCCTGCTCGCCTCGACCAGACGCTGAGCGCCGCGTATTGAAAGTGAGAGCAATGACCGAAACTGTGATCCCCGCCGTCTCGTTGCAGGGCGTGACCAAGAAATACGGGACATTTCAGGCGCTGACCAACGTCTCGCTCACCGTCGCCAAGGGCGAGCGCGTGGTGATCTGCGGGCCCTCGGGGTCGGGCAAGTCCACGCTGATCCGCTGCATCAACCAGCTTGAGCGGCACGACGGGGGCAAGATCATTGTCGACGGGGCCGAGATCGGAGCGCGCGGCACCCGCCTGCCGGACCTGCGGCGCGAGGTCGGGATGGTGTTCCAGCACTTCAACCTGTTCCCGCACCTGACCGTCTTGCGCAACTGCACGCTGGCGCTGACCCGCGCCCGCAAGATGCCGCGCGCCAAGGCCGAAGAGATCGCGCACCATTACCTTGCGCGCGTGCGCATCCCCGAGCAGGCCGACAAGTTTCCCAGCCAGTTGTCAGGCGGCCAGCAGCAACGCGTCGCCATCGCGCGGGCGCTGTGCATGAACCCGCAGGTGATCCTGTTCGACGAGCCGACCTCGGCGCTGGACCCCGAAATGATCAAGGAAGTGCTCGATGTCATGATCGACCTGGCGCAGGGTCAGATGACGATGATCTGCGTCACGCATGAGATGGGCTTTGCGCGCAAGGTCGCTGACCGGGTGGTGTTCATGGACCGGGGCGAGATCGTCGAAGCCGCGCCGCCCGAAGACTTCTTCAACACCCCGCAGAACGAGCGAACGCGCTTGTTTCTGGGACAAATCCTGTGAAAGGCGCGGCGATGGACAAGAGCATGGTCTGGTGTGGTCTCGATCTTGACGCCGAGGGCAAGGACAGCGACTTCCTGCGCATTCCGCATTCGGTCGACACCTCGGCCTATGGCTGGATCGGCGTCCCGGTGGTGCGCATCAAGAACGGCGAGGGGCCGACCGCGCTGCTCTGCGCGGGCAATCATGGCGATGAATACGAGGGGCAGGTCGCGCTCAACCGTCTGGCCCGCGCGATCGACGCGGCGGATGTCACGGGCCGGGTGATCATCCTGCCCGCGCTCAACGCCCCGGCCGTGCGCGCCGGACGCCGTGTCTCGCCGCTGGACGAAGGCAACCTGAACCGCGCCTTTCCCGGGCGCGCTGCGGGGACGCCGACCGAGATGCTGGCGCATTACATCTCGACCGAACTTTTTGCGCGTGCCGATCTGGTCATCGACCTGCATTCGGGCGGGCGTTCGCTGAACTATTTGCAGTGCGGGTTGGGACACTACGGCAAGGCACCCGAGACCGACGCCGCCATCCGCACGCTGCTTGAGGTCTTCAGTGCGCCGTGGAGCATCTTGACGCAGGGCGGCGGCGGCGGGGGGCGACAACCCTCTACGCCGCTGCCGCCGAGCGCGGGATACCGGCGATCACCTGCGAACTGGGGGGCGGTGCCACGCTGGACCCCGAGGGCACGCGCCACGCCGAAGAAGGCACGCGCCGCGTTCTGGCGGCCTACGGGATCTGGCGGGGCGCAGAGGTTCCGCCGCGCGCCAAGACGCGCTTTGCGCGGACTTTGCCGCGCGATCTGTCGATCTACGCCCGCCACACCGGTCTGTTCGAGCCGCACGCGGCGCCGGGTGACGCGGTCAGCAAAGGCCAGAGTGCGGGCCTGCTCTATCATATCGATCAGGTGCTGACCCCGCCGACCGAACTGCGGTTCGCCGTGGATGGCATTGTTTCATGCCGCCGGGCGCTGACGTTGGCGGGGCTGGGCGACTGTCTGTTCAATCTGGCGGAAACGATCTGACGGCAGCGTGCGTCGACGGGGCGATTGTCACCGTTGGGCAAGCGAGAGCGCGGCAAAGCTTTCCAGCCCAAAGCGTGTCCACCCATCGACGATTTTCAGAACCCGGTCGCTGTCCCAAGGTAGCGAGACCCTTCAACGTGTCACCAGTCGCCTGCGATGCGCAACGTCACCTCGACCGAAAACCGGCTTGACGATGTCTGGCGGCGGTGCGGTGGGCAGGGGCCTCTGGTGAACCGTTTGGTCGCCGCATATGGTCCTGATCAGCGTGTCGCAAGCAAGCGAACGCTTCGAGGCCTTTCCGCCCCTTCGGAACTGTGCGTCAACGGTGCGCTGATGATGTCTCGGGACGAGTCGCAAACCCCTGAAAGTGCATCATGGCCGCCTGATTGATCATAGTCAGCTGGTTGTGCGCGATCATCCCGCGACCGAGAGCTTCTAAACGGCGGTGATGTCCGTGTCGGAGCCCGACGGCAACAACATCGGCGCGGTTTACCAAGACGAAGCAACGCGCAACGCATCATCCGTCACCCTCGAGTTCTGGGCCAGCGTAGCAGCCGTTCGCCATGCCCGCTCGAAACCGCGCCGAGCACCGGGTGGCAAACGCCCGCTACCCGCCCTTTGCGCCCGAGGCACCAAGGACGCTGCGATCACCCTACGCGGCACGTCTGGCATAAGGCGGTGTCTGTTCGCTGACCTGCGGCTCATCGTCGGGCTGCCCTTGACGTCTTCAAGCTCATGAAATACGAACCGTCTTCAGTTGCGGGCGTTGTGTAATGGTAAGACCTCAGCCTTCCAAGCTGATGACGCGGGTTCGATTCCCGCCGCCCGCTCCAGGTTTTCCACCCAGATCTCAGCCGATGGACGCATACAGCGCGTAATCTGCCGACAGCCGCGTTTGAGCACGGGCGCGCAGCGCGTCGGGCAGGGCGCCATCGCCCTTGGGTGACACGTTCACCTCCGGCAGTTCGATGGCGAAATCCAGAAGCTCTTCCAGATACGCGACAAAGCCGCCGATCTCTTCATAGCGAAACAGCCGGTCAACGCCGCAGGCTCTCCCGTCATCGCCCTTCAGAAACGCCGATTGGCAGCCCACATCGGCGACCACGCTGCGCGGGGTGTCGAGATGCCCCTCGATGAAGTCGGCAAAGCTCATGCCCATGGTCGAGCCCGGCAGCTCGAACATATCCTCGCGCTGGCGCACCCGGTACCACGAGCCCAGCCAGTCTATCGGCTCGCGCATCAGCGCCACGGCGGTGAAGTCCTGCCCCGACAGCTCGCGCAGATAGGGCCGCAGGAACCGCTGCCAGTTGCGCGCGTCGCTGTGCTTGAGAGCGCCGGGTTGCATCACCGACAGCGATGCAAGCGGTGCCAGCGCGGTTTCGATCGCCGTGGACCCGGTCTTTGGCGTGGCCAGGATCACCAGGCGCTGTTCCCAGAAGACAAGCATCGCGCGCCCTTTCCCTGACGGTTTGAACGGTTTCTTAACTAAACTGGCAAAAATAGGGAATGCGACAAAGAAAGCTTGAAATGTTCTCTTTATGTCCGCATATAGATGAGAACATTGCTGGAACAAACGCTGTATTGTGGCCCCGGGCGGGCTGTGAAATAAGGGGCTAAACCATGGCAACCGCGAGCCTTCTCGACATGCAGGACAAGCGTTCACAGGATAAGCAGAAAGCACTCGACTCGGCATTGGCCCAGATCGAACGTCAGTTCGGTAAAGGGTCGATCATGCGTCTCGGGGCCGATAACCCTGTGGCCGAGATTGAGTCGACATCGACCGGCTCGCTCGGTCTGGATATCGCGCTGGGGATCGGTGGTCTGCCCAAGGGGCGGATCATCGAAATCTACGGGCCGGAAAGCTCGGGCAAGACGACGCTGACCCTGCATGTCATTGCAGAGGAACAGAAAAAAGGCGGCGTCTGCGCCTTTGTTGACGCCGAGCACGCGCTTGATCCGCAATACGCCAAGCGTCTGGGCGTCAATCTGGACGAGTTGCTGATCTCGCAACCCGACACGGGCGAGCAGGGGTTGGAGATCGTCGATACGCTGGTGCGTTCGGGCGCGGTGTCGCTGGTGGTGGTCGATTCGGTCGCTGCCCTCACCCCGAAGTCCGAGCTTGAGGGCGACATGGGCGACTCCAGTCTGGGCGTTCACGCCCGCCTGATGAGCCAGGCCATGCGCAAACTGACCGGGTCGATCAGCCGGTCGAACTGCATGGTCATCTTCATCAACCAGATTCGCATGAAGATCGGCGTCATGTTCGGCTCGCCCGAAACGACGACCGGCGGCAACGCGCTGAAATTCTACGCCTCGGTTCGTCTGGACATCCGCCGCATCGGCTCGGTCAAGGACCGTGACGAAATCGTCGGCAACCAGACCCGCGTGAAAGTGGTGAAGAACAAGGTTGCGCCGCCGTTCAAGCAGGTCGAATTCGACATCATGTATGGTGACGGGATCTCGAAAACCGGCGAGCTGATCGACATCGGCGTAAAGGCTGGTGTCGTTGAGAAGTCCGGCTCGTGGTATTCCTACGGCGATGAACGGATCGGGCAGGGGCGTGAGAATGCCAAGAGTTATCTCAAGGCCAATCCGACCATCGCGATGGAGATCGAG
This window contains:
- a CDS encoding LysE family transporter, encoding MLFFKAVLLGFAVAIPLGPIGALCIARTLHMGFAAGFAGGVGTALADATYAAFAAFGFAAMAGVLDGGAGWVRILGGLLLIGLGIRGWLSGGGQATPATANARTLITTAAATYALTIANPATILSFVAMFAGLGLAEDATIATASIAVAGVFLGSLAWWAILSGGVALTRSRLPAGFARLVSRLSAVMLIGLGGWALIPAL
- a CDS encoding polysaccharide deacetylase family protein, which encodes MRRLLALLLILTLAAAGLWQLSRARSFQLFGAMVDRVETTQPLVALTFDDGPVPVQTEAILGILAGRSLRATFFVTGREAEANPMLTAALVAAGHDLGNHSYSHTRMVLVRPAFVERELARTDAAIRAAGYTGPIHFRPPYGKRLFVLPWVLAEQNRTTVMWDIEPDSDLNAGAERIARIAIEQARPGSIILLHAMASSRSATRAALPLIIDGLHARGFRLVTLSELLAATP
- a CDS encoding Lrp/AsnC family transcriptional regulator, coding for MDTIDRTIVDLLAQDARRALADIGAHVGLSPSAVNERLRRLVASGAIQRFTVAVEAQALDLPILAFVWIALSERADEAAFRAHAAADPQIEECHHVTGDWSYLVKMRTGSLADLETFLAGLKQLGFLGRSQTVLALSSPVAGVFVPPVAS
- a CDS encoding DMT family transporter; the encoded protein is MRLLALSALVMVAFAANSLLNRAAVGGGLIEALPFALIRVTAGALVLAALARAWPGRANLLPALWLTLYLVGFSLAYRALDSGIGALILFAGVQVTMLAGAVMGGEQPPARRFWGAGLALAGLAGLLLPGADAVPALPPALLMGAAALGWGLYSLAGRRAADPLQATAANFLLATPMVALACLPAGLGDIAPMGWVLAIVSGAVTSGLGYALWYAVLPQLGAARAAAAQLTVPVIALAAGAMLMGERLSSGAVLACAVVLAGVALATLPRRR
- a CDS encoding aminotransferase class V-fold PLP-dependent enzyme, yielding MPALHDAIDQGGLEEFSVVFTDRSLNHMSQRFQGVMRDISGMLKEVYNGSAVALVPGGGTFAMESVARQFARGKCLVVRNGLFSFRWSAIFDAGDLNDGTEVMMARPGGNGPQAAYAPAPIAEVTAKIRAEAPQAVFAPHVETSAGMILPDDYIKALADAAHEVGALMVLDCIASGAAWVDMKALGVDVLVSAPQKGWSASPSAGIVVMGPRAEARLAETTSDSFALDLKKWRAIMKAYEDGGHAYHATLPTDALAGLRDAMLETKAMGFEAAKKAQCALGKGARALLAAYGHPPLAAEGFGAPGVVVCFTERPELQNGSAFAAAGYQIAAGVPLMVGEGDGFRTFRIGLFGLDKLKDVPGTLSRLDAALKAVELDG
- the dddP gene encoding dimethylsulfonioproprionate lyase DddP encodes the protein MDHYADRRKIDPTRGAELGDGSANDNDRVEIGPTQLAFREWEAAGLTLPDLARMRAYRLARLVQAIQARDLAGLLLFDPLNIRYATDTTNMQLWNSHNPFRACMVCADGHMVVWEYKNAPFLVDFNPLVKELRHGASFFYAVTGDKGGDAANGFAGQITEVLRAHAGDNKRLAIDKIQILGLKALERAGFEIHEGEEVTERARAIKGPDEVLAMRCASHACEASIAEMEHFARTEILKGGISEDDVWAELHKSNIRRGGEWIETRLLASGPRTNPWFQECGPRLIQPDEIVAFDTDLIGTYGFCIDISRTWWIGEGRPTNAMVSAMNHAVDHIAQNMAMLKPGVTIKELVHSGHPLAPEFWAQKYSCKMHGVGLCDEWPYVPYPDGWVEGAFDVALEPGMVLCVEALVSPEGGDFSIKLEDQVLITETGFDNLTRYPLDAALLG